The following are encoded together in the Bacillus cereus group sp. RP43 genome:
- a CDS encoding alpha/beta fold hydrolase, with amino-acid sequence MSTYVLVHGAWQGEWAWEFVRPQLEAFGHTVVTLDLPGSGKDMTPSQNITLDSYVNAVTATIDQQNEKVILIGHSMGGIVITQTAELIPNKIDKLVYLCAFLPQNGESLGSKLDGEAGPQFSINENDMTAELIPELTEQTFLNATEDAAIKESSFKQMRPQPLGPFQQEIKISEENFGTIDRIYIETTLDRAIPIDFQRRMNTETPCMKIITLEADHSPFFSKTTELVSHLHELS; translated from the coding sequence ATGAGTACTTACGTTTTAGTACATGGAGCATGGCAAGGCGAATGGGCATGGGAATTTGTAAGACCTCAACTAGAGGCTTTCGGACATACAGTTGTTACACTAGACTTACCTGGAAGTGGAAAAGATATGACTCCATCACAAAATATAACGTTAGATTCTTATGTTAATGCAGTAACAGCTACTATAGATCAACAAAATGAAAAAGTTATTCTTATTGGACATAGTATGGGTGGAATTGTGATCACTCAAACAGCTGAACTTATACCAAATAAAATCGATAAATTAGTATATCTTTGTGCATTCTTACCACAAAACGGAGAAAGTCTTGGTAGTAAATTAGATGGTGAAGCTGGTCCACAATTCTCAATTAATGAGAATGACATGACTGCAGAACTTATACCAGAGTTGACTGAACAAACATTTTTAAACGCTACAGAAGATGCAGCTATTAAAGAATCTTCTTTCAAACAAATGCGTCCTCAACCACTAGGACCATTCCAGCAAGAGATAAAAATATCTGAAGAAAACTTTGGAACTATAGATCGTATTTATATCGAAACGACTCTAGATAGAGCAATTCCGATTGATTTTCAGCGCCGAATGAATACAGAAACTCCTTGTATGAAAATCATTACTTTGGAAGCTGATCATTCTCCATTCTTTTCTAAAACAACAGAACTTGTTAGTCACTTACATGAATTAAGCTAA
- a CDS encoding DUF896 domain-containing protein, with product MQNILFRINELSKKERTSGLTVDEKQEQQMLRQNYTKTFRGSLDSILLNTKIVDQNGLNVTPVALQDAQIRLKLSK from the coding sequence ATGCAAAACATTTTATTCCGTATTAACGAATTATCAAAAAAAGAAAGAACATCTGGATTAACAGTTGATGAAAAACAAGAACAACAAATGTTGCGTCAAAACTATACAAAAACATTTCGTGGAAGCTTAGATTCCATTTTATTAAACACAAAAATCGTTGATCAAAATGGTCTTAACGTTACACCAGTTGCATTACAAGATGCTCAAATACGTTTAAAATTAAGCAAATGA